The Neisseria macacae ATCC 33926 genome contains the following window.
CATGCAGACAACGGCACAATCGCCAAACATACAGCCAACAGAGACAATAATTTATTCATCTTTTCCTCTTCATCATCATGAAATGTGGCAACAGTATAGTGTATAGGGAGTTAACTTTAAAATAGACCGATATGTTAAATAAAATACCCGATTTTATTACCAGATTTGAAAACTATTTTGCCCCTTACCTATCAAACTGCCCTAATGAACAAAATGGCTTCTTTGCACACCCCGAACAACACCTGCTATTGAGCCACCAATAAGGAAAAGGTCGTCTGAAACTGCCCGACTGATGATACAATTTCGCTTGAATATCCACTTCGGAACACGGTCATGAGTCTCTACGCCATCGCCCACATCATCCACCTCTATTGCGCCATCGCCTTTGTCGGCGGCGTATTTTTCGAAATGCTGGTTTTGTCCGTCATGCACACCGGCCGCGTCTCGCGCGAATCGCGCCGCGAAGTCGAACGCGCCATGTCCTACCGCGCCGTCCGCGTTATGCCGCCCATCGTCATTACGCTTTTCATCAGCGGCATCGTCATGGTATTCAACCGCTACCTGCCCTTTTTGAGCCAACCCTTCGCCACCTCATTCGGCACGCTCCTCACCCTCAAAATCCTGTTGGCAGTCAGCGTCCTCGTCCATTTCGCCATCGCCGTCGTCAAAATGGCACGGCGCACCCTGACCGTCGGCTGGTCCAAATACATCCACGCCGTCGTATTTTCCCATATGCTGTTCATCGTATTTTTTGCCAAAGCCATGTTCTATCTGTCTTGGTAAGCTGTTTTCAGACGACCTATTTACCATCAGAGGTCGTCTGAAAAACAAAGAACGAACACAAAATAACACGCTGACAAATAGCGGCATTTGAAAGCAAAAAATCCGCCATAACCCGCAAAACCAATATGACCAAGTCAGCCGCGCTATCCCCCTCTTTCTCATCAGCTGGGGCAGATTATTCAAAATTAAAAGGCAACGAGGTTCATATATAGTGGATTAAATTTAAATCAGGACAAGGCGATGAGGCCGCAGACAGTACAGATAGTACGGAACCGATTCACTTGGTGCTTCAGCACCTTAGAGAATCGCTCTCTTTGAGCTAAGGCGAGGCAACGCCGTACTGGTTTAAAGTTAATCCACTATAAAACCGATTTACTTCTTGCTTCCTAAGCGTGAGGAAATTTGTCTCTTTGAGCAAGAGTGAGCAAAAATGTTGTATCGCTAAAATCAATTCATAACAAAAGGTCGTCTGAAAAAATTCAGACGACCTTTTGTATGAAAAACAGCAAATCGACTCTGCTATTTTATTGGGCTTGCCTGCCTTTTATTCATATGCGTCATCATCATGCACGATGACCTTATTGACATAAACCGGCTGCACTGAAGTTTCTTCATTCACAACAGGAGGCTCTGTCTGTGACGCAGATGTTTCGGTAGTCATTGGCGTTGCCGGCAGCGTGTTGTGTGCAGAATGAGTTTCTTCGCGTTGGATATCTACTTGCGGCGCCAAAGGCTCATGCTCTACCGATGGAGATTCCTGCTTACCGGTTTCAGGCTTCAATTCGGATACGGTAGTGGTTTCTATCAGCTGACTTTCCGATGGCAAAGCCACGGGAGCCACAGGCTCAGATACGGACGGATGCTCCTCTACATCAACCGCTTTTGTCGAAGCTTCTTCCGCTACCGGAGCTTGCGTAGTTGGCGTAGTTTCTGTTGTTACCCGTGTTTCTACTGTTGCAGGTGCCTCCGTTTGGGCTGGTGTTTCTTCGGTTGCAGAAATTTCCGTCTTGGTTGGCAGCGTTTCTACCTTTTCAAGTGGTTCAAATCGGATTGGTGCTTCTACTACTGTTTCATGCGTTTCTGCTTTAGCCGGCACTTCTATTGTTTCAGATGCTTCTGCTTTAGCCGGCACTTCTACTGTTTCAGATGCTTCTGCTTTAGCCGACGTATCAATTTCCTTGTTTTCTACGGCTTTTTTCTCGGTTGGCGCAGTTGTATTGGATACTTCCGGTGTCGCCGAGCCAGCATTTGTGCGACCAGATTTCTCGGTATCTGTCTGTTTGACATCCTTTGTTTTCACACTTTCTTTAACGAGGTCGTCTGAATTTGACTTGCCTTCAGACTTTTTACCGTCTTCCGATTGGTTAGTCTGTGTAACTTCAGGATAAGGAATCGGCTCTTCTGACTTGCCTGCCGTTTCTTCCGGTTTATCCTGTTCTGCCTTAGCTTGTTGGGACTCCGTAGCTTTTAATTTCGCATTGTCTTGTTTAGACTCAGGCTTCCTTCCTATCGAACCTGATTTCTGCTGATTAAGCGGATACTCTCGAATAACGACTTCGGCAGGCGGAGTTTCGGTATGCGGCACATGACAGCTCTCGCCCATTTTGATGAAATCAATGCCTGAAATCAAAAAATTGGTGTTTTCCAGATTGCCTCTTAATCCGACATAGATTGGTGTATTTTCAGGCGTATTTTTTCTGACGCTGATGATTTCCGCTGCGGCTTCATAGCCGTTTCCGCTACCGGGAAGCAAAGTGTAATTGTTTTTCAAATCACAACTTCGAATCCGGACATAATTGTTTTGAGTGACCAACATGCCTTCCAGCTCTTTGGCAAAGGCGGTTTGAGCGGTTGCTGAAAGCAACACGCCGCAAGTAAGGAAAATGTGTTTAACCATATTTTATTTCTTAATTTTCAAAGTAATCTATTCACGCCAAAGAAAGCTTATGTCCGGCTGCGTTTAACGGAAACCGTCCCCTCAGGCATAAAATAAGTGTCTATTACTACCGCACCCACGTTTTCGATTTCGCATTCCAGCTGATAACACAAGACCATGATATTGTCTTTGGATTCAGTGAGGTGGATATCCAAGTTCCTTAATCTCGGCTCGTATTTCAACAAGGTTTTCCTCATAAAATACCGCAAGTCATGCGCGCTGGACGGCAGGTTTTTATAAACCATGCTGAGATCGGGAATTCCATAATCCGGCAGATGTTTCAAGGAACCGCTCCTGCTGTTAAGAATGCGTTGGATATTGTCCAAAACACTGCGAACCAACTGGAAGCTGCCTGGCAAATCATCTATCGGCAAACCGTCGGAATAAAATCCGGTCAGTTTCTCATAGAGTGCGGCATCCATTATTTGACTTTCTTGACCGTCTCTTGAAGCAAGACTTTGTTATCCACCAATTCGATAACGACCGGTTTTTTATTGGTCAGCTGCTTTTTGGTAATCAACATTTTCCAAGTCTGCTCTTCCCCTACTTTGTTGTAGAAAGCGACAACACCGACATATTTGGTGTCTTTATTCAGCGTTTCATCAAAGCTGATGGTTTCCCCCGGCCGGATGGTATATTGCTTGTAACCTTCTGCCAGATCGTTGCTCAAGATGGTTTTGTCTTGATTGAGCAAATCACGATATGAGGCAACTTCATAATTTTGCTTGTCTTTCAACTG
Protein-coding sequences here:
- a CDS encoding CopD family copper resistance protein, with translation MSLYAIAHIIHLYCAIAFVGGVFFEMLVLSVMHTGRVSRESRREVERAMSYRAVRVMPPIVITLFISGIVMVFNRYLPFLSQPFATSFGTLLTLKILLAVSVLVHFAIAVVKMARRTLTVGWSKYIHAVVFSHMLFIVFFAKAMFYLSW
- the tssE gene encoding type VI secretion system baseplate subunit TssE, producing MDAALYEKLTGFYSDGLPIDDLPGSFQLVRSVLDNIQRILNSRSGSLKHLPDYGIPDLSMVYKNLPSSAHDLRYFMRKTLLKYEPRLRNLDIHLTESKDNIMVLCYQLECEIENVGAVVIDTYFMPEGTVSVKRSRT
- the tssJ gene encoding type VI secretion system lipoprotein TssJ; this encodes MNKKTRITSVCSLALLCAMLSGCGIWQGMKDGTVEATKSVFYTKLKILKIDLIARNGLNQNERGQSLSTVVRVYQLKDKQNYEVASYRDLLNQDKTILSNDLAEGYKQYTIRPGETISFDETLNKDTKYVGVVAFYNKVGEEQTWKMLITKKQLTNKKPVVIELVDNKVLLQETVKKVK